One stretch of Leadbetterella byssophila DSM 17132 DNA includes these proteins:
- a CDS encoding 5' nucleotidase, NT5C type, which produces MRLLIDMDDVLADTGAKILDVFNQRNGLQLEKSFFEDKHFYEYIKGHNSYRDALYEPGFFRDIKVFPDAIDVVKELNEKFEVYIVSAATEFPLSLTEKMEWLDEHFPFISWRNRVFCGDKSIVHGDIMIDDHARNFENFSGRKILFHSMHNTQVQGYERVKSWREIRDLIGCAGKE; this is translated from the coding sequence ATGAGATTATTAATAGATATGGATGATGTGCTGGCGGATACCGGCGCAAAGATTCTGGATGTATTCAATCAAAGGAACGGACTTCAATTAGAAAAATCCTTTTTTGAAGATAAGCATTTTTATGAATATATCAAAGGACATAATTCCTATAGAGACGCTTTATATGAACCCGGTTTCTTCAGAGACATAAAAGTTTTTCCGGATGCTATAGATGTAGTGAAAGAGCTTAATGAAAAATTTGAGGTCTATATCGTTTCAGCGGCTACGGAATTTCCCTTATCTCTAACTGAAAAAATGGAATGGTTAGATGAACACTTCCCCTTCATTTCCTGGAGAAATCGAGTTTTCTGTGGAGATAAATCTATAGTGCATGGAGACATAATGATTGATGACCACGCCAGGAATTTTGAAAACTTCTCAGGCAGGAAAATACTATTTCATTCCATGCATAATACGCAGGTACAAGGCTATGAAAGGGTAAAATCATGGAGAGAGATCAGAGACCTTATAGGGTGTGCAGGAAAAGAATAA
- a CDS encoding T9SS type A sorting domain-containing protein, which produces MGREQVVIFMNEEDDKVYVKVPAGVSTRFELQNLAGKLLSESIHDKGLHDFDLSGLPEGIYFVLVNQNDKISSKKIVKGYHP; this is translated from the coding sequence ATGGGAAGAGAACAAGTAGTCATCTTCATGAACGAAGAAGATGACAAAGTATATGTAAAAGTACCAGCGGGAGTATCTACCCGGTTTGAATTACAAAACCTGGCAGGAAAGCTTCTGTCAGAATCTATTCATGATAAGGGATTACATGATTTTGATCTAAGTGGCCTTCCTGAGGGAATTTATTTTGTTTTGGTTAATCAAAATGATAAAATATCATCTAAAAAGATAGTAAAAGGATATCACCCATGA
- a CDS encoding Maf family protein, with protein sequence MKLNEKITLVSGSPRRKQILEEAGFTIIIRPTDTDESFDPSENLYKVPEILARRKVEAALPQAGIIIGADTVVIVEGEILNKPSDYEEAFTMLKKLSGKTHEVVTGVCISDPNGIHTISDCTKVHFKTLEDAEIDYYIKNYKPFDKAGSYGVQDFIGMAGIEKIDGSFYTVMGLPIHLIYSQLKPFITWEENK encoded by the coding sequence ATGAAATTAAATGAGAAAATTACATTAGTATCCGGATCACCTAGAAGAAAACAAATACTTGAAGAAGCAGGGTTTACTATAATCATCCGTCCTACAGACACTGACGAGTCATTTGACCCTTCTGAAAACCTATACAAAGTACCGGAAATCCTGGCTAGAAGAAAGGTAGAAGCTGCTTTACCTCAGGCGGGAATAATTATTGGAGCTGATACTGTAGTAATAGTTGAGGGAGAGATTTTAAACAAGCCTAGCGACTATGAAGAAGCATTTACAATGCTTAAGAAACTGAGCGGAAAAACACATGAAGTAGTTACCGGAGTATGTATTTCAGATCCAAATGGGATTCATACCATCTCAGACTGTACCAAAGTGCACTTCAAAACACTAGAAGATGCTGAGATTGATTATTACATAAAGAATTATAAACCTTTTGACAAAGCCGGCTCCTATGGTGTTCAAGATTTCATTGGAATGGCGGGAATTGAAAAAATTGATGGTTCATTCTACACCGTGATGGGACTACCCATTCACCTCATTTACTCACAATTGAAACCATTTATTACATGGGAAGAGAACAAGTAG
- a CDS encoding MarR family winged helix-turn-helix transcriptional regulator, translating to MKEFDISIEQYNVLRILKGQHGQPITINGIIERMLDKMSNASRLVDKLYYKGLVERKQKESNRRACDVTITEKGEEVLNAISDKMTQMMNEHLDLDTEEMRRLNELLDKFREKLIKA from the coding sequence GTGAAGGAATTTGATATTAGTATCGAACAGTATAACGTTTTACGTATTCTAAAGGGGCAACATGGCCAACCCATCACCATCAACGGAATCATAGAGCGTATGTTAGATAAGATGTCAAACGCTTCCCGTTTAGTGGATAAGTTGTATTATAAGGGACTGGTGGAGCGCAAGCAGAAAGAGTCCAATAGGAGGGCTTGCGATGTGACTATTACAGAAAAAGGAGAAGAGGTGCTAAATGCCATTTCTGATAAAATGACTCAGATGATGAACGAACACCTTGATCTAGATACAGAGGAAATGAGGAGGTTGAATGAACTATTAGACAAATTCAGAGAAAAACTCATAAAAGCATGA
- a CDS encoding alpha/beta hydrolase family protein has protein sequence MKKWYFLLLIAFVSCKNSDEPELASRLVDVQEVKEMKKEEVLALAAPLMGDLAPLIGGALKHDIKLYKVRYTTITTDGKEIVASGALVMPIGAAKVRLLSIQHGTQFEESDAPSYFKSGTESLLALFMGAVGFATAMPDYVGYGESKAEPHPYEHAEGLAVPAVDYLLAVKEFMKEAKTDWDNRLYLAGYSAGGYATLATQKLIEASFSKEFNLVASSCGAGAYNKSLLLDLFVNEPTAGEANHNRSYIWVLQTYNRIYNWKKPMSYFFKEPYASAIEKDGYKVNFTGSFNTLLNPTFVSSYNGGGEEEVRKAFKENDLTHWKSLTQTLLVHGDADTYVPYINSKTAYEGMTEAGSPKVNLVTVKGGTHESSIQEFILRTYIQFGANP, from the coding sequence ATGAAAAAGTGGTACTTCTTACTATTAATAGCCTTTGTTTCTTGTAAAAATTCGGATGAGCCGGAGTTGGCTTCCCGACTAGTAGATGTTCAGGAAGTAAAGGAAATGAAGAAGGAAGAAGTGCTGGCTTTAGCAGCTCCCTTAATGGGGGATTTGGCGCCTTTGATAGGTGGTGCTTTAAAACATGATATCAAACTGTACAAAGTGAGGTATACCACTATCACCACTGATGGAAAAGAAATTGTAGCATCAGGTGCTTTGGTCATGCCAATAGGTGCCGCTAAGGTTCGGCTTTTAAGCATACAACATGGCACCCAATTTGAAGAGTCAGATGCTCCTTCGTATTTTAAGTCAGGTACTGAAAGTCTTTTAGCTTTATTTATGGGAGCTGTGGGCTTCGCTACAGCTATGCCGGACTATGTGGGTTATGGGGAATCCAAAGCGGAACCGCATCCGTACGAACATGCAGAGGGATTAGCGGTCCCAGCAGTAGATTATCTATTGGCTGTTAAGGAATTCATGAAGGAGGCTAAGACCGACTGGGATAATAGATTGTATCTGGCCGGCTATTCAGCTGGCGGTTATGCTACTTTGGCTACTCAAAAATTAATAGAAGCAAGCTTTAGTAAAGAATTTAATTTGGTGGCAAGTTCTTGCGGTGCCGGTGCGTATAATAAGTCCTTACTTTTGGATTTGTTTGTAAATGAACCTACAGCCGGAGAGGCTAACCATAACCGTTCTTATATTTGGGTACTTCAAACCTATAATCGAATTTATAATTGGAAAAAGCCCATGTCCTATTTCTTTAAGGAGCCTTATGCTTCAGCCATTGAAAAGGACGGGTATAAGGTTAATTTTACAGGCAGCTTTAATACGCTTTTGAATCCCACTTTTGTGAGTTCGTATAATGGAGGAGGGGAGGAAGAAGTCAGGAAAGCCTTTAAGGAAAATGATCTCACGCATTGGAAGTCGCTGACTCAAACCTTATTGGTACATGGAGATGCAGACACTTACGTTCCTTACATAAATTCCAAAACAGCTTATGAGGGTATGACGGAAGCAGGCTCTCCAAAAGTAAATTTGGTCACGGTAAAGGGAGGTACACATGAATCATCAATCCAGGAATTCATACTTCGCACATATATACAATTCGGCGCTAATCCATGA
- a CDS encoding aspartate carbamoyltransferase catalytic subunit, which produces MQQAISTRHLLGIKNITAQDIELILETAKSFKEVINRPIKKVPSLRDITIANLFFENSTRTRLSFELAEKRLSADTINFTSSGSSVKKGETLLDTVNNILAMKVDMVVMRHSSPGAPHFLSDKIKANIVNAGDGTHEHPTQALLDSFSMQERLGDLAGKRIAIIGDITHSRVALSNIFCLQKLGAEVAVCGPTTLIPKYLHTLGVKRFDTVGEALRWCDVANVLRIQLERQQLKFFPSLREYSLYYGITKKMLDELDKEIIVMHPGPINRGVELSSDAADSGHSIILDQVENGVAVRMAVMYLLAQKN; this is translated from the coding sequence ATGCAGCAGGCCATAAGTACTAGACATTTGCTGGGCATAAAGAACATCACGGCCCAAGATATAGAGCTCATATTAGAAACAGCAAAAAGTTTTAAGGAAGTGATCAATAGGCCTATTAAAAAGGTGCCTTCCTTGAGAGATATCACCATTGCTAATCTATTCTTTGAAAATTCTACCCGTACTCGTCTTTCCTTTGAGTTAGCAGAGAAGAGACTTTCAGCAGATACTATTAATTTTACTTCTTCCGGTAGTTCAGTTAAAAAAGGGGAAACCCTTTTGGACACTGTAAATAACATCCTAGCCATGAAGGTAGATATGGTAGTCATGCGTCATAGCAGCCCGGGAGCTCCACATTTCTTGTCGGATAAGATCAAAGCTAACATAGTAAATGCCGGAGACGGTACTCATGAGCACCCTACCCAGGCCCTTCTTGACTCTTTCTCCATGCAGGAGAGGTTAGGAGATTTGGCCGGGAAAAGGATAGCTATTATAGGTGACATTACCCACTCAAGGGTAGCTTTGTCTAATATCTTCTGCTTGCAAAAATTAGGAGCAGAAGTGGCTGTTTGTGGTCCTACAACATTGATACCTAAATATCTTCATACCTTAGGCGTTAAAAGATTCGATACGGTAGGAGAAGCCTTGAGATGGTGTGATGTGGCTAACGTATTGCGTATCCAACTAGAACGTCAGCAATTGAAATTCTTCCCTTCTTTGAGAGAATATTCCTTGTATTATGGAATTACGAAGAAGATGCTGGATGAATTGGATAAAGAGATCATAGTCATGCATCCTGGGCCTATAAATAGGGGTGTGGAACTAAGCTCTGATGCTGCGGATTCCGGACACTCTATCATCCTGGATCAGGTGGAAAACGGAGTAGCCGTGAGAATGGCCGTAATGTATCTTTTGGCACAAAAAAATTAA
- a CDS encoding NADH-quinone oxidoreductase subunit C, producing the protein MNLSSSLHIAQTLEKELGIAVEYHGDVLQPFLQIKSEDLHSICTFLNKTPGFYFDFLHCITCVDNGPSAGTLDLIYHLSSLPLEHGIILKMTLPREDSEAPSLTELWKTADWHEREIFDLFGVKFTGHPDLRRILLPADWQGHPLRKDYVEQTHYHGIKVKWE; encoded by the coding sequence ATGAATTTAAGCTCCAGTCTACATATTGCGCAGACTTTAGAAAAGGAGCTAGGAATAGCTGTAGAATATCATGGAGATGTTCTACAGCCTTTTTTGCAGATAAAGTCGGAAGATTTACACAGTATCTGCACGTTTTTGAATAAAACTCCTGGGTTTTACTTTGATTTTCTCCACTGCATTACCTGTGTAGATAATGGGCCTTCCGCAGGCACACTGGATTTGATTTATCATCTAAGTTCTCTTCCCCTTGAACATGGAATTATTCTCAAAATGACGCTTCCTAGGGAAGATTCTGAAGCTCCAAGTTTAACGGAACTGTGGAAGACTGCTGATTGGCACGAAAGGGAGATCTTTGATCTATTCGGTGTTAAGTTTACTGGGCATCCGGATTTAAGGCGCATTCTTTTGCCGGCCGACTGGCAAGGCCATCCCTTGAGGAAGGATTATGTTGAGCAGACGCATTATCACGGAATTAAAGTGAAGTGGGAATGA
- a CDS encoding metallophosphoesterase family protein, whose amino-acid sequence MIRIGLISDTHSYLDPGVFTHFQDCDEIWHIGDVGDISVSDALAGFKPLYGVYGNIDGPPLRYEWPEHLLLEREGLRILIIHIGGLPGKFPAKVKSLIKKHNPHLFICGHSHILRVIKGDGLVYINPGAAGRHGFHAVRTLMRMELSEGKISHLEVVELGKR is encoded by the coding sequence ATGATTCGCATAGGTCTTATATCTGACACACATTCCTATTTAGATCCCGGCGTATTTACACATTTTCAGGACTGTGATGAAATCTGGCATATAGGTGATGTAGGGGATATTTCCGTTTCTGATGCTTTGGCTGGTTTTAAACCCTTATATGGCGTTTATGGTAATATAGATGGGCCTCCTTTACGCTATGAGTGGCCAGAGCATCTGCTTTTAGAAAGAGAAGGTTTAAGAATACTAATTATTCATATTGGTGGATTACCCGGTAAGTTTCCAGCTAAAGTTAAAAGCTTGATTAAAAAGCATAATCCACACTTGTTTATTTGCGGACATTCCCATATTTTACGTGTAATTAAAGGGGATGGACTGGTGTATATTAATCCAGGCGCTGCCGGTAGACATGGTTTTCATGCCGTTCGTACCCTTATGAGAATGGAGTTATCAGAGGGTAAAATCTCCCATTTGGAGGTTGTTGAACTAGGCAAAAGATGA